GGAAGTAATTGCTCACatatatgcaatataaaatgcaaaagcAGCTGCGATATAAATGGAAACTGCTTGAAATGTAATGAGCCATATTTTACTGGTAGCAACTGCGATATATGTATCGATGGTAAATATGGAAGTCGGTGTAAGCAGGCATGTCATGAAAACTGTATATCATGCGTATCTGCTACTAACTGTATTGcgtgtaaatatatgtttaagggtatcatgtgttcagtgaagTCGGAATGCCCAGAAAATTGTAATAATCATAATTGTTACAGTTCTGGAGTATGCAAATCCTGTAGGGATGGGTTTTATGGCGTGTATTGTAATATGACCTGTCCTGAAAATTGCGGCATTTGTTATTTAGATAGTTCCCGGTCTGGATTTGGGGACGCGTTTAGTGGACCACGATGTGACAAAGAGATTTGCCCACTGAACTGCAACTGTGATACCAGAAATAAATGCATAGGATGCAAAGACAGTTATTTCGGGCCTTCATGCTCTCTTACCTGCAGCTCATGTAAGGACAACCAGTGCCCTGTTGATCGTTTAAACGCAAAGAAATGTGACGAATGTGCAAACGGGAAGTATGATAATCTATGTAATGAAAATTGTACGGAACAATGCTTAAATAATAAGTGCAACCAAGAAAGCGGTTTATGTACAtgtgaaaatgaatattatggacatacatgttcattcaaatgtaaaaatgcAGACCCGAACTGCCTCGTCTGCACTTTGACTCAAGGCACAATCAGGTCCTGTATTAAATGCACAAACGGGTCATATCCAGAATCAAGCGGGATGTGTGTTCAATGTGATCCGAAATGTTCCGGAATGTGTGATTCTTCTACGGGAGTTTGTCATGCTTGTTCAGATGGATATAGAGGACCGTTCTGTAATATTTCTTGTACACCTAATTGTAAATCTTGTCTACAAGACAAGGATGAATGTGATGCATGCAGTCATGGGTTTTGGAGTTTGGATTGCTAAAAAAATTGCAGCGAAAACTGTAATCACGAAAATAATTCAAGCTGTGTTATTACTTCTGGTGAATGTAAATATGGATGCAAAAATGGGTTTTATGACTCAAAGTGTGATATTAATTGTGATAGAAATTGTATCGCTTCTGCGGATGGGATACGTGGATGCAGACAAGCGGATGGTCAATGTATTATAGGATGCGATAGTggatacagacagacagatacaGGATGTATTGCTGGTAAAAACCTATTCAGGATTGTAAGAAAACCAACGAATATTTAATGTGCATTGTTTTATCCAAGAATACGTGGTTATGAACTTTTTATTGCTAAACTTTTATGCAGAAAAATAGTGACCTTTTTCAGGccaatgattttgaaatgttgGAAGAAAGGGTTACACATTCGAACCAAATATCCATTGacttacattttcaaaaagataCGTCTTAAGTCCAAACAACAAAGATGGTGGGGACGGTACTGGCGCTGATGAAGTTGTTGTAGGCGGCGCTGTTGGTGGAATTGTCGCCCTTCTTATTATAACCCTTGtgatcgtttttttttttatatttatgaggAGGTTAAGATTTTTTGCTATTAGTAAGTCAAAGAACAAGTAcctgtgaaaaaataaatacgaTCGCATTATCGTTTTTTTAGCAGAAGTGaacaaaagatatatatatatatatatatatacaaaagtgtATATGTTACTAAatcttgtttttgaattttttttaaaaacccacTAATACTGGATTGCAGACTTAGTTTTTTCAAAAGACGAAAGCGGCGCAGTCTACCAGAATGcgactgcttctactactattTACCATGAAAGAAACGATCAAATGGATGAACTTAAACCTGGCGAGCATTTTGATACAAATGCTGAAGGTCAGTTTACAACACGGAGTTTAATGGAATCCGACTttacatttgactttaattttgGGGTAACTGTACGTTTGTACAATTGTAATAACTTTGGTATTAAACGGGTTTTCTAACActtaaaatatggttaaaaCAAATGCGTACGTAAATGTCTTTATTTGGTGTTAAATTGGCCTAAAGAACCgcatgttgtttttctttcgcGCAAGACACTGATCAACCTTTGGCATTTCTTCAAATGCCTAGTTAgtacaaaatacaatatcatatttgtaaaacTAGTAAATACAATACTACTGTACATATGAATCagattatattgataatatatacataatatatttgtgtCATGTAGTAAAAAATGGGATTTAACAACACAAATATACTTGAACAATATTGACTAACATACGGTGGTAAAACATTACTGCTGAATTACATACGTATCTGCATGTTCTTCTTTGCATACaatgattatattaattttattaaaatcatctAAACCTTTTATTGCAGACCACACACCAGATCGTCCCGCCGATCCTAAAGACAAATTTCGAAAAGTTTCAACAGAACAACCAAAGACAAAGAAGTTAAGAAACACAGCGGGAAACTCAGAACATTTGGGAAACGGCGTGAACAGCAAACCATCTATCACAGATGCATCCAACAACAAATCACAGGAACAAAACACCGATGATGTGAACCACAATTTGAATAAGGTTGCTACTAAAAACTTTGGAGATTTTGTGGCTGCCAAGGACAGGTCATATTACCTTAAGCAGTTTAAGGTATGGTACTGAGCCTAACAaattcagaattattttatgcttgATGATAGAGCCTCTTCTATATtcgttgttttttcattgtcCATTATTTCAGCAACAACTATTCTGTCACTGTATATAAACTATATCCACGCACAAAAGTCAAAATCAGGGAAATTTGTTCGAGAagttgattttgtatttttgtattaagatgAAAGCGTGATCATTATAAATCTGATTTCAGAAACTTCCAGATAGTATGCTAAAACCCCATCAAGATGCAATGAGGCCAGAAAACCATTTTAGAAATAGATATCAAGGCATCTACCCATGTGAGTTGTATGTCGTATGCTTTATATGAACAGTTTTATGTCTGATTGTCCCTACAAGTTCAGCTTagacttattttatatttgcagAAAAACTGAAATGTGATTCATGAATAGTTTGCTGATTAAATATTTGGCTTACTAAATGGATATTTTCTATTAGTTCATTATAAACTTCCCAACAATATCTCTACAAAATTGCAGATGACGACACCAGAGTGAAATTGACGGGCGGAGATACAGATTTTATCAACGCCAGTTTTGTAAACGTAAGTGATATACTTGATCATTCTAAATCTCATTGTAATTGATCTCTTAtcgtattatttaaaaattaggCAGGCTATAGTGGGAAATAAAATGTACAGTATAACTGATATGATGGAAACGGAAGTTTAAAGAAGCAATGATGTTTCGTGCGAAGCAAAactatataaatttattgaactgGTACTGTTGTGATATAAAAACTAATCTCGATGTTTAAGGTAAACGAAATTGTTATTGTAATtgatttggaaaatattttgttttattaaaacgaTTCGCACGTTCGTTTTCAAGGGATAAAGAAACAATGCATACATTGCATCTCAAGGTGAGTTTACTGACTGGTAATTTGTTTCCGAAATCCTGAAacatataaaattcattttcccAGGTTTGTTCGAAATGAGAAGTATACTGTTTGTTATACTTCTGCGACACACGTTACAAATATGAGATGTATTTGAGGTTCCGTTGTATTGACATTCTGTTATATGaattatgttatttcatttcCGCAATTCTTAAGCTTAACATGTGCATGGTCTATATCAGGTCCAACATATAAGACAATGCAAGACTACTCGGTGTTTTGGCGGATAATCTGGCAGCAAAATGTGGGCAAGATCGTCATGCTCACCAATGTAGTGGAAGACGGGGTACAGTTTGGAATTTTCAGTTTGTTTGGTGTTGGTgttatttgtttcatgtttcaacTAAAAAATCAATGGTgtctaaaataattgaaaactaTTGTTGCTAAAAAGATTGAAAGTACACATTATggctttaaattttatatttaaaatatgtaaatactaACATGATTTATtccatgttttctttttttgtatggctaattaaaagaaaactaattGTGACTATGGAATTATGAAGTTACGGAATTATTCTTTAGCTTATGATCAAAATGCcgatgtaatattttttatctttattaagtatgttagttaatgtttatttatttttatgcaaagAAACCGAAATGTGACCAATACTGGCCTGACCATGGAATCACTAAACAGTACAGCGAGATAAACGTGACGTGTTTAACTGAAGACATGTACGCCGACTTCGTTATGAGAACGTTTTCAGTGCACGTGGTACGTGGCACGTCATGCTTTGTAATTATATTGTAATTCTTGCAGTGACTAAACATAAAACATCGAGGATAAGTTGATTATAATATAGCACGCcgataaaatattttgagtttttcaaaaatttgGAAATATGTATCTGGACAAACATTATGTAAGCTAAACAATCCTTTGTTTCAACATATTGAGCCAAGGCGGTAGCCCCAGAATGTATTGATAAACAAAAGTCTTTTATGTATGTGGTTGTCCTCTTGGTCTTGTCAGTGTTGGTTTTACCATTgaatattttgtcataaaacagtAGTACAGTACATTTTAGGCAGCCACATGGTCTTGTAGACAGTGTAATAGTTTCCTGGGTTCTTTGTATACAAGTTAAAATGCTATATATGTGCTGCGAATTTACTACACTTGTTAAAACGTTACGGTTGTATTCTAGGATGAAGAGGACAGGACAGTACAACATCTTCATTTCACCAGCTGGCCAGACAACGGCGTTCCCGATGATGTAACTTCCCTGGTCGATTTCCGTCACAGGGTTCTACAAACGCAATCTCCACTTGATGGACCACCAATCGTTCACTGCAGGTATAAGCAGAACTTTTATTACATTGACACACCTTCTTACCCAACAATTCAAAACACCCTACCAAATTAAggaaaaacatacatttcagGCAGGGTATGGTAAATAACTAGCAGTCATAGATTTCTATTGGGATACCACATCGCATCTATATATTCTACTATTTTAGAAAACTAGCAAATtacttttgaataaaatgcCTCAATATTTTCTTGTGGGTTATAGCGGCATTTAACgatttcaaacttttatttgaaCCCGTTACTTCCTTTTCAACAAAGCATAAGATTTGGGGCGTTTTCTCCGTTTAAGACATGTTATAAAAGGTGGTTTCAGTTTTAGATCGCAAATAATTTCATAACCCCCTGATTAccaaaagtatatatttctttcatggCTTCACACGTGAATAATAGTATTTTGTGCTCACTTTGTGAAATTAATTGCGATcctacactgaaacaaaaatctatatattgaaatatttgcgGTACTGCCGTTGCAATAATGTTGCCCTCTAGtacaagtatatatttttataaagcaAAGCTATTTTTGATTACAGTGCTGGCGTTGGAAGGACGGGCACATACATAGCGATGGACTTGTTGACTAGAGAGGGCGAAGCGGAAGGATCCGTTGACATACATGGCTGTGTCACCAACCTAAGACATCGTCATACGCGTATGGTCCAAACGGCTGTAAGATCGCCACACGTATCTCTTAAGATAAAAAAGAATACAATGTCATTCAATTCTGCACAGTATCCGATGTGTTGGTATCcacaaatataaattacataattaatatgttataaaaccatcacgtatttttctgtattacacattcaaatataactatattactccgcatatttgttatcaaacgctcgcacacacgcacgcactcacgaaaCACACGCACAGGCTCGCACGCGCGCACAAAAGATGAATTAAATAGattcatattgtaaaaatgattatatcaaGGTTTATGTCATTAGTGgagtaaaatgcattttgtcAATCAACGCATTATGTTTCCCGCACTCCAACTCTCTGTTGTGCTTACAagcaatttcttgaaacttcctTCAGCGATACATTCAATGCCTATGATAAATACATACTAATCTTATTACGCAATTATAAGTAATAACATGGAACAACATTTAGCGAAACGTTCAATATCCATGATACACCAGCCCACATATCTACCTTATCCCGCACTCAAAGTCTCTTCTTTGCGTACAAGCAATTCCATGAATCAACGTTTTGCGAAACGTTCAATGTCTAATATAAACAAGCCCACTTACCCCCCACTCAAAGCCTCTTCTGTGCGTACAAGCAATTACATGAAACATCTTTTAGCGATACATTCAATGCCCATGACACGGAAGCAAACATTGCAGGCAGCGATTGCGGTCATATAACAATAGTTTCAAATATCAGAAAAAGTCTCAGGTTATTTCAAAGATCTATTCAAGGGGTTTACTTATAATCAGTGCAATTCTGATTGACTCATGACTGTATACTATTCCGACATCAACAGGAAAAGAAATgttgaattattaatttaacaaaaatatgcaattgctaaaaatatgatttatcaTAGTTTTATACAAAACTTGACTGTCTTAAGTTTCTAATCTTAccctttaattaatataaacaacatttcgATTAACATCATGgttaaattttaatacaataagtattggataataaacatacaaaagagctatatatataaagttaagATGAATTTAAATTGCGCAAAAATCAAAGTCGGTAAGGTAAACTTTttttgatatcaggcgatttgtaatacAGTTTGGaatacatataattaaacaaataaaaaaaatgaagagtttttaaaaataaataaagattggcgcacttttttcagcgaaacacgacgaCGTTTCCCCGCGAAAAGTTACGTTATAGAcgcattcaaaataaaatacataaaatgagaGAAAGGCAAATATATGGGCGTGAATGTTTTCATAAGACGCATTGGGGTGGGGGGGATTTGCAATGCATATAGCGTGGAAGATGGCGTGTCTTTTCAGTTTGTGTAATACGGCTCATCTTAGGCGCAGTCGAAATAGGTAGagtttttgtatttcataaattacACTCGCCAAAGATTACTTAGATCTTACCTGAGCTCGTcgaataaattttatattagaCGACGCTTCCTGACAGATCTCCACACATCACAACAAACCAGAAATgaatttcattgtaatattacTCCTGTTTTCCAGGACCAGTATGCTTTTCTGCACCACGCAATTGTTCACACGTTGACGCTTGACAGTAAACCCGTGCCAACGGAGGGATTTGAGGCCTTCATGTCGGACTCCGAAAACGAACAGAGGcaaatcaaacaatttaaggtttagtaaatttaacattatgaaAATCATAACAGCAAAACGTCAATCAAAACATCATCAACATCTTGAACCTTACTATTTAAAGTACTAACGTTTATCTTCTTACAAACAGTTATAGGTATTTTCTTCAAAAGACAACGCAATCAAAATTTTGCCCTAGACAATATCcgtattaataaaattattattatttgtcatgtttGAAAATGACGTCGGTTGTTTTATCTGAAATCAGAAGTATCAGAAGTATACAATTCATTATCTTAAAACtgattatattttgaaaagcaaCTGGAGGTTACCTCGGAAAGATCTGAAGAGGAGCTACTGGCATTTGGGAGGAACGCAGCTTTAACAAATTCCAAGGGAGGGCGCTGACATTCcaggttaaaatattcaaggGTCTTCCGTATTAataaagcatcttagtgaaGGTCCAGTTTGGTAAAACATCCCTTACTGTCAAAGATTATTTCAAATAGCCTTTACgttttataaattgttgcatGTTCATTTTATAAGTTCGACAATTTTccacttaataataaatttaatctACGAGGGTCTGTGAATACTGCTCGAGAACTGTTCAAATCTTTGCAGATGTCTATTAAACATTATAACTTTTTGTTTGGCTAGAatgtatagatatatatatgtatatttatatgtgcGTCTTTTTCGTAGGTGACTTGTACAGACCCAGACTGTATTTAGGTAAAGAACCAGGGCAGGATTATATCAACGCCATGTATGTTAATGTAAGTTGGACAAATGACGatgaaaatgttattatacatgtaaacaagtTATTAATCATGCTGAACGCTTAACATCTAGTAAAAATGACTACGATTTTGAAGAGCTATGAACAcaggaaaacattttttaatatgtttctatacaaaacatattttatatcagaTATAAAGGAAATCAACagtgttaaaatataatataagtttGACTGATATCTTACTTTTGTATATTACATTACGTCGTTACAGAGCTACAAACAAAGGAATAAGTTCGTACTCGCGATGACTCCACTTGAAGAGACCGTGGCTGACTTTCTGTGCCTCACGATGCAAGAAACAGCGACATGCATAGTCGATATGGAGGAAGTTAATTCCATGTATATTCCCGATGTTGGCACACAGAGAACTTTTGAATCATACACAGAAGACAATCTACGACAAAAGTCAACACTGTACAGTGTCAACAGAGTGCTTCGAATAAGCTACAATGGCCGTGTAAGAACATTCTTCGAACGAATATTTTGCCGTTTAATTACAAAAAACGTCGTTAAAtgccatgttgatattattaggCAAACTAGGttttgacgtattaaaatggcCCTTAAAAGATAAGTCAGAATCTACCAAATAGTCAGACTTATATTGCTTCTAGGGAGGACCTAAGGAACAAACAGTATCACACTTCAAACTTACGGCCTGGCCAGACAAAGCGGAGGTTCCCGAGTCCGTTACACACTTCTTGCATCTTGTTAAGGCAGTAGAAACAACGGCAGCATCTGGATCCGTCATTTTGCATTGCAAGTAAGtatttaaacactattttacaCATTCTCTCTTTGTTTGCAAATTCAGTTTGAATTCGAGAAAAACATTACAACACTGTTAATAATCGTTCGAAAGTTTGAATGCCATTTAAAATGCACGCAccataataatatcatattggGGGCGGAGGAAGCGTTTGTATCGACTTTGACGCTTCTTTTTATACTGGACAAAGTTATTGAAGGAGTAATGATCTATTGCGTTTACACACGCATATTCAGTGctttcattcaaatataaccTATTTAAAGTTCTGGTGGCGGACGCTCTGGCCTGTTTGCGGCGATCTGCACGCTTCTGGAGAAAACAGGCATAGGACACGAGGTTTCGGTGTTTAACACAGTTCGTCAGCTGCGGGCGAGACGGCCTAATGCAGTACGCACAAAAGTGAGTTTTAATTcctaattaattaaataatgtgGCTGAGTTTGTGAACAAAAAGTGTACAACCCATATGCGCAGATAATATTTTGCTGATCTATATACTTGATATTACTTGATATACTCGTGTGTAAATTATAAGGCTAAATATAGGATTATAGGCTCTTTTAATTCGCTTCAAAATCGtatcaaaaatattatgtaatgaTGGTTTTAAGTCCTTGACAATAGTAAGTTCGAGCTTAATTTCAACTAATGCCATAAGTGATTTAAATTTATAggatattgatattaaaatatatatagaaaatattttgtacTCTGATTTTTAGGAGCAGTACGCACTTTGTCACGAGTGTGTTTGCGAGTATCTGCAATCATTCGACATCTACTCCAATTTCTCGTAGCTATTGAATATCGCTATAGTTATGTTCATAAATACATATGATCGTTCGTAGCAAACGTACGTGAAACGACATACGGTACTGGTGTTCTTTTTACAAGTGTGTTTATGAATACCTGCAATAATTTCTACATGGACCTGGATGACTCCAAATGTGCTCTTGTTTCGAATGTTGTCATGCATATCTCAAGTCATTATACAAAAACGTACTAGAACCTGGATGACTCCAATTGTGCTCCTGTCTCGAATGCGGTTATAAATATTTCCAGTCATTATACATAAACGTACTCGAACATGGATGACTCCAAATGTACACTTGTCTCGAATGTGGTCATAAGTATTTCAAGTCATTCTACATAAACGTACTAGAACCTGGATGACTTCAAATTTGCTCTTGTCTCGAATGTGGTCATGGATATCTCCAGTCATTCTACAAAAATGTACTAGAGCCTGGGTTGCTCCAAATGTGCTCTTGTCTCGAATGTGGTCATGGATATCTCCAGtcattctaaaaaaaatgtactaGAGCCTGGATTGCTCCAAATGTGCTATGTCACGAATGTGGTCATATATATTTCCAGTCTTTCTACAAAAATGTACTAGAGCCTGGATTGCTCCAAATGTGCTATTTTCTCGAATGTGGTCATAAATATCTCCAGTCATTATACAAGAACGTACTAGAACCTGGATAACTCCAATTGGGCTATTGTCTCGAATGTTGTCATGAATATTTGTAATCATTCGGCACTGACGTACACTTTTGTTAATGAAACACTAAATACAACCTTGTACGATGTTTGTATGGTTGAGTGTTTTTATGTcatcatatatatgtatatatatatttattttgttatgtttttttcttgaatttgaTGACACCAAAGTTATAAAGTCTTGTTCCAAAGGCCAATGGCAAAGAAAGGTTTAAAGTATTCCTTCcctaaattataataattgggACACACTAGAaggaaatgatattcattttctatgaaattcaCAAAGGCAAAAACAGAACATTATATCTGTTCTGTGGTTATTATGGTGCCTTCCCTTTTCAATCAATAAAACGTGAGAGGAAACCCAAAATTATGTATGTCCAATTCTAAATTGACTCGTTTGTATTGCATCTAGATAATAGTCTTGCTTAAGTACTAACTGAATCCATTATTACTGATCTGTTTGAGTCATTCATTTCGGTATTCCAAGATTATTCATATATCAATCATCCCTTGCTTTATGCATTTGAATGGTAGTATGTGTACATCGTGagaatacataataaattatcagTCATTAATTTCAtctaataaatatgtttttacatgaGAAGACTAATGTATTCCGTTTTATGTATGACTGTTATCAACATCATTGTTTAACttaatatgaaacaatattGGCAATGCTAACTTTTGCAATTACTGCTTAAGCGAAGCAAATCTATATTGTTGAGGCAACAAAAGGactattaacttttttttctgaaatcaaaATAGAATTACATGCTACTTTTCAAGGGAACTAAATTTGAATGACTTCTTTGATTTTACACCTTACACCATTTTTCACTCattcttttcaaaatgttaaaattaataaagcattcgaaaaaaacacactgtaattcataacaaaaaaaatgttgaaaactggGATAGCTCAAGAGACCCCaaactataaatattttcatcataaCAAGATAAGGTATCAGCTAATGGTTTGGATAGTTATGCAAATTAATGTTAAGAATGTTCTGTCTGAACAAGAATGGACATAATCTCATCGGAATGGAAACTCACACATGGTACTTTTGGTTTGCTTTGAGATAACAAATCCGTCTTTTTACGACATATTCTGCATTGCCTGTATATTTAGGTATATCGTGGACCAAGAGAGAAGAAAGTAATTAGAAGTCGGGCATAGTTAGATTAGGAACTCTCCGGTCTCAAATATTGATTACCAACTTGAATAGTTGCATAACAAGTGATAAGAAATATCGGCCAAAATTAAGGACCGACGGTTTGgccagttaaaaataattcagcAATACTTAACATATTTAGAAAAGCTTAAGGTGAAGGTCGTATGTCTTAAATATGTGAACAGATGAGAGCTCTACTGGTAAACTGCGAACTTAAAggacatatttaaattaaaaaaaaaacaagctgatCGCACTGTTTAATGACGAACTGTCGTCAGCTTGAGAAGTATGGCGTAGGTATATCGGCGGATTTGCAGGTAGTTATTGTGGATAGGTATATAACAAAGAGTAATGCGTTTTTCGCTTTGCGGGGCTTCATTTGGGCATAATAACACTTATAAATTTAGTCAATGTGTATCGCTTACCCTCCCTTGTTAAACGGgtcatattgtttgtgttttgttttaaacatcgcACTATGTCTATCTCGACTATTCGaaaataaggagagctatacttcTCACCATAGCGTCGGCGTCACAACTTTGTTACGGTTGTGCATGTGAGCATCTTTAAGTCATTTTTTCAGCAAGTTCATAATTTATTGCTACTTAAGTTATGTAGTTAGATAACacaattttgtatataatgcaAACTGTGAACCTTGTTATTCGaccgaaaaaaaatgttatgaatttCATGTAAGCAAACAAAGAATAATATCTCAAGAAGTACTCGCTGCATTCCATTGAGACATTTTATTACACGTAACGCAAATGACTGTCCTTTAAGTCTTAGCATGAAACCACATGTAAGTCAATATCTGAACAACATCATCAAGTTTCGCATTGAAACTTTTACAAGGACTCCTAACTATCCAACCTTCCTAACTAATCTCGTAAGATGCCTCTCtcttgtatttaatataaattttgccccATTACTATTCGACTAAGACATTCTGGCTAAGGTTTTTCATGTAATTACAAAGAGTCAGCAACTTCTTTATGTACTGCATTGAAACTTTCACAATAAAGTGATGGCTCTATTTGCATAAAACAgtttcgacttagaaattctgattTAGGTTGTGCATGTACTCTGAATGTAGTGTTCCATTCATGTGTCACCAAACATTGCATCCTTAAAGTTGGAAACGGCGTTAAAGTCGAATGCGCTGTCTTTGTTACAGCTCTTGTGTTGTTCATATTACAGGATGAAAAGTGAATTGAAAACCACTGGGAGGACTTTGCACGTACGTCTCTAGGTATTTAGTGCCTAATTTGTTGAAGTATTTACGTTTTAGGTGAAACATTGagaaatatttcagttttcCATATGGCCACGATCGGTTCCGATGCACATTGCTGTTTGGTTAAGAGTCGAAAGCCGTGGCCACAAtcagttttgaaaatgtcaggCTGTCTCCGAGTTTTGATAACTTTACTGCAGCTTTATCTCTGGGTTTTCTCACTAGCTAAGCACGTCTTCTATAGCGAGTGTGAACTTTGGTTGTTATTTAACGTAATTTGTTTGTGCTTGTAGTGCTTTAATGAAATAGCTTAacccaataataataataaaaaaaaatcacgatTACGAGAACTAATTAATTAacggttttaagaaaaatgcataaaacatcaatttttgaacccCGGCACATTTACTCTATCGAGACC
This genomic stretch from Mya arenaria isolate MELC-2E11 chromosome 10, ASM2691426v1 harbors:
- the LOC128204511 gene encoding receptor-type tyrosine-protein phosphatase mu-like translates to MDELKPGEHFDTNAEDHTPDRPADPKDKFRKVSTEQPKTKKLRNTAGNSEHLGNGVNSKPSITDASNNKSQEQNTDDVNHNLNKVATKNFGDFVAAKDRSYYLKQFKKLPDSMLKPHQDAMRPENHFRNRYQGIYPCPTYKTMQDYSVFWRIIWQQNVGKIVMLTNVVEDGDEEDRTVQHLHFTSWPDNGVPDDVTSLVDFRHRVLQTQSPLDGPPIVHCSAGVGRTGTYIAMDLLTREGEAEGSVDIHGCVTNLRHRHTRMVQTADQYAFLHHAIVHTLTLDSKPVPTEGFEAFMSDSENEQRQIKQFKSYKQRNKFVLAMTPLEETVADFLCLTMQETATCIVDMEEVNSMYIPDVGTQRTFESYTEDNLRQKSTLYSVNRVLRISYNGRGGPKEQTVSHFKLTAWPDKAEVPESVTHFLHLVKAVETTAASGSVILHCNSGGGRSGLFAAICTLLEKTGIGHEVSVFNTVRQLRARRPNAVRTKEQYALCHECVCEYLQSFDIYSNFS